The following is a genomic window from Spirosoma foliorum.
GCAAGTTAGCGGTCGCACCTACGGCGCTTGAGGTTATGGACAATCCACTGTTTTCTATTAACAGGTCACTCCTAACGGAGTTTCGAATATGCCCCGCTGTTGAGCGTAGTCCAGAGACTACGCTCAACAAAAATTTTAAGCTTGACTAATAAGCGACGTTGAGATTCCTCCTGGCGTCGGAATGACAAAAAAACTAGCGAATCAAAATCATTGTTAGCGGTTTAAATAGGTTCCTTTTACGATTATTGTAGAAGTAAACGTCATTAGCCCATTTTCTAAAGAGCTAGCAACCGTGTAGCGCTATGCAGGTAAATCCATCGCCCAAACTTGCTCATCTAGTCAAGCACTACCTGATTTTAGAGAATACGTCGTCTTACGAGCAGACGTATCGATTCTTCCCCGATGGCAATCCAGGCCTGGTTTTTTCGTATGCAGATCCATTCACCGAGGGGCATGATTTCGCTGCGGTACCCAACCAATACCACAACTTTTTTTATGGGCAGGCCAATCAGTACCACGATCTGAAGGCCGGTAAAACTATTGGTTTACTCGTTGTTGTTCTGCAACCCTGGGGATTACACGTCCTTTCGGGACTACCCGGTATTGAAACCCGAAATACGCGACTGAGTCTGGATACTTTGTTGGCGCCAGTATCGGTCGATGTACAGCAAGCCAAACAACGAGACTGTTCAGAACCACTGGAACGGATCAGGCAAATCGAAGAGTTTCTGAGTAAGCTTAGCCCATCAGCGTTGACGCCTGAAACCCGTTTTGTTCAACAAGCAGTCCAGCAGATTTGCCAAACCAATGGAATGCAGCCTATTCAGCAAATACTCCAGGGTTTGGGAACAACAGAACGGAGTCTGGAACGTCGTTTTGAGCAGGTAATCGGACTGCGCCCCAAGCAGTTTTCGCGCATTATTCGCTTACAGAACAGTCTTAGAATTCATCGCCAAAAGCCCACACTAAACTTAACCGAGCTAACCTATTGCGCTGGCTATTACGATCAGGCTCATTTCATCCGGGAATTTAATCAACTCGTTGGTCTGACGCCCAAACAGTACGAAGCAAATCCCAATCGATTAGCTGTGAATCTGATGCCAATCGGTCACTGACGTAATACCGAATCAGGTTGTCGGTTTTTTACAATTTACGGCCTGCCAAAGTCTCTACTTTTGCCCAACAAACTTTACAGTCGGCATGGAAACGCTTCGTATTGCAACCGCCCAGTTCGAAAATGCTAGTGGCGATAAAGCCTATAATCTGGCACAAATTCGCCGTTTAGCCGCTCAAGCTGCCCAGCAGGGAGCCCAGGTGATCGCCTTTCATGAATGCTCGGTTACGGGCTATACGTTTGCTCGTCATTTATCCAGAGAGCAACTCACATCGGTGGCAGAAGTAATTCCAGATGGACCTAGTGTTCAGGCACTGATCCAGATCGCTCGTGAGTATGATATTGTGGTGTTGGCCGGATTGTTTGAAAAAGATGAACAGAATCAGCTCTTTAAGGCCTATGTATGTGTCGATAAAAATGGACTGATTGCCAAGTATCGTAAGCTTCACCCCTTTATCAATCCGCACCTGTTGCCCGGCGACCACTATGTGGTATTTGATTTACTGGGGTGGAAATGTGGCATTCTGATTTGCTACGATAACAATATCATCGAGAATGTAAGGGCTACTACGCTACTCGGAGCCGACATTATTTTTATGCCTCATGTGACGATGTTGACGCCTTCGACGCGACCAGGCGCTGGCTTTGTCGATCCGGCACTTTGGTATAATCGGCTGAACGATCCGACGTCCTTACGATTAGAGTTTGATGGCATGAAAGGCCGTTCCTGGTTAATGAAATGGCTGCCCGCCCGCGCTTACGACAATGGCATTTACGTAGTGTTTGCCAACCCAATTGGCATGGACGATGATCAGCTCAAAAACGGCTGTTCAATGATTATTGACCCGTTTGGGGATATTCTGGCCGAATGCCGGAACCTGAATGATGATGTTGTTATAGCAACTTGTACACCCGAAAAACTACAGCAGGCCGGCGGGTATCGCTACCGAAATGCTCGGCGACCACAGTTGTATAAAGATATTTTGGGGCAGGAGCATGCGTCCCAACAGAAAGTAGTCTGGTTAGATCAGTAGAAGCTTTGCAGGATAACG
Proteins encoded in this region:
- a CDS encoding AraC family transcriptional regulator, whose product is MQVNPSPKLAHLVKHYLILENTSSYEQTYRFFPDGNPGLVFSYADPFTEGHDFAAVPNQYHNFFYGQANQYHDLKAGKTIGLLVVVLQPWGLHVLSGLPGIETRNTRLSLDTLLAPVSVDVQQAKQRDCSEPLERIRQIEEFLSKLSPSALTPETRFVQQAVQQICQTNGMQPIQQILQGLGTTERSLERRFEQVIGLRPKQFSRIIRLQNSLRIHRQKPTLNLTELTYCAGYYDQAHFIREFNQLVGLTPKQYEANPNRLAVNLMPIGH
- a CDS encoding nitrilase family protein codes for the protein METLRIATAQFENASGDKAYNLAQIRRLAAQAAQQGAQVIAFHECSVTGYTFARHLSREQLTSVAEVIPDGPSVQALIQIAREYDIVVLAGLFEKDEQNQLFKAYVCVDKNGLIAKYRKLHPFINPHLLPGDHYVVFDLLGWKCGILICYDNNIIENVRATTLLGADIIFMPHVTMLTPSTRPGAGFVDPALWYNRLNDPTSLRLEFDGMKGRSWLMKWLPARAYDNGIYVVFANPIGMDDDQLKNGCSMIIDPFGDILAECRNLNDDVVIATCTPEKLQQAGGYRYRNARRPQLYKDILGQEHASQQKVVWLDQ